One part of the Caproiciproducens sp. CPB-2 genome encodes these proteins:
- a CDS encoding sensor histidine kinase yields the protein MLIICFKRQKITYLYKKQYIFLALLPVSNVAIIYFIAILAAYKVDPTTTHFIMMMLAVISIILNLAVIYFFENVSKSDQLESEIVLIQQRMDMQYNYYQQLEIEYNNSQKIMHDIKNHVRVFERLYTAGQNTEGLEYAKKISEIVDELGMKFNCNNRILNIIVNEKMKICHLDGIEFIYSVENLNLNFIDDIDITAIFANLLDNAIEACNRIIDGTKRIELRIYQFHDMFIINLINSIQEIPVKSEEKFLSNKKNHKAIGLSNVNSSVKKYDGDINIEVEQGKFSVSIIFPVSRRSSSL from the coding sequence TTGTTGATTATTTGTTTTAAAAGACAGAAGATTACCTATCTGTATAAAAAGCAGTATATTTTTCTGGCCCTGCTTCCTGTCTCGAATGTTGCGATTATTTATTTTATTGCGATATTGGCCGCCTACAAGGTTGATCCTACTACTACTCATTTTATTATGATGATGCTTGCGGTTATTTCCATCATACTGAATCTGGCAGTGATCTATTTCTTTGAAAATGTATCCAAATCAGATCAACTGGAGAGTGAAATCGTTTTGATTCAGCAAAGAATGGACATGCAGTACAATTATTACCAGCAGCTGGAAATTGAGTATAATAACTCCCAGAAAATCATGCATGATATCAAAAATCACGTCAGAGTGTTTGAACGGCTTTACACGGCGGGACAAAATACGGAAGGCCTTGAATATGCTAAAAAAATATCAGAAATCGTAGATGAACTGGGGATGAAATTCAATTGCAACAACAGGATTTTAAATATCATTGTAAATGAAAAGATGAAAATCTGTCATCTGGATGGAATCGAATTTATTTATTCTGTGGAAAACCTGAATCTGAATTTTATTGATGATATCGACATTACGGCGATTTTTGCCAACTTACTGGATAATGCCATAGAGGCGTGCAACAGGATTATCGACGGCACAAAAAGAATTGAACTGCGTATTTATCAGTTTCACGATATGTTTATTATTAACCTCATCAATTCCATTCAGGAAATCCCCGTAAAAAGTGAAGAAAAATTTCTTTCCAATAAGAAAAACCATAAAGCGATCGGCCTTTCCAATGTGAACTCCTCTGTAAAAAAATACGACGGAGATATTAATATAGAAGTTGAACAGGGCAAATTTTCTGTGAGCATTATCTTTCCGGTGAGCCGAAGAAGCAGCAGTCTGTAA